A single window of Archangium gephyra DNA harbors:
- the mtnA gene encoding S-methyl-5-thioribose-1-phosphate isomerase: MKVHGKPMRTLWVEADGWSVGIIDQTHLPHALVTLRLTTLDEAAHAIRSMQVRGAPLIGAVAAYGVCLGLRGDASDGALERTCALLQETRPTAVNLRWALDEMRRTLRPLAPGQRVAVAYQRAAAIADEDVAINRAIGAHGLGLIASAWERKGRQGRVNVLTHCNAGWLATVDWGTALSPIYQAHDSGIAVHVWVDETRPRNQGASLTAWELGQHGVPHTVIVDNMGGHLMQHGQVDLCIVGTDRTTARGDVANKIGTYLKALAAKDNGVPFYVALPSPTIDWTLEDGVRDIPIEQRDGREVTDVSGRLPSGEVVTVRVTPEGSAVANYGFDVTPARLVTALVTERGVCAASTEGLLSLFPERRPVRETGT, encoded by the coding sequence ATGAAGGTCCATGGAAAGCCAATGCGTACCCTCTGGGTCGAGGCCGACGGCTGGTCGGTGGGAATCATCGACCAGACGCACCTGCCCCACGCCCTGGTGACGCTGCGGCTCACGACGCTCGACGAGGCGGCGCATGCCATCCGCTCCATGCAGGTGCGAGGAGCGCCGCTGATCGGCGCGGTGGCGGCGTACGGCGTGTGCCTGGGGCTGCGCGGAGACGCGTCGGACGGGGCGCTCGAGCGGACGTGCGCGCTGCTGCAGGAGACGCGGCCCACGGCGGTGAACCTGCGCTGGGCGCTGGACGAGATGCGCCGGACGCTGCGGCCGCTGGCGCCTGGGCAGCGGGTGGCGGTGGCGTACCAGCGCGCGGCGGCCATCGCCGACGAGGACGTGGCCATCAACCGGGCCATTGGCGCGCACGGGCTGGGGCTCATCGCGTCGGCCTGGGAGCGCAAGGGCCGGCAAGGGCGGGTGAACGTGCTGACCCACTGCAACGCGGGCTGGCTGGCGACGGTGGACTGGGGCACGGCGCTCTCGCCCATCTACCAGGCGCATGACAGCGGCATCGCGGTGCACGTCTGGGTGGACGAGACGCGGCCGCGCAACCAGGGCGCGAGCCTGACGGCGTGGGAGCTGGGACAGCACGGTGTGCCGCACACCGTCATCGTGGACAACATGGGCGGGCACCTGATGCAGCACGGGCAGGTGGACCTGTGCATCGTGGGGACGGACCGCACGACGGCGCGGGGCGACGTGGCGAACAAGATTGGCACGTACCTGAAGGCGCTGGCGGCGAAGGACAACGGGGTGCCCTTCTACGTGGCGCTGCCCTCGCCGACCATCGACTGGACGCTGGAGGATGGGGTGCGGGACATCCCCATCGAGCAGCGGGATGGGCGCGAGGTGACGGACGTGAGCGGGCGGCTGCCCTCGGGTGAGGTGGTGACGGTGCGGGTGACGCCGGAGGGGAGCGCGGTGGCCAACTACGGCTTCGACGTGACCCCGGCGCGGCTGGTGACGGCGCTCGTCACGGAGCGGGGCGTGTGCGCGGCCAGCACCGAGGGCCTGCTGTCGCTCTTCCCCGAGCGGCGGCCGGTGCGGGAGACGGGAACGTGA